In Streptomyces sp. NBC_01381, the sequence CCGGCCCGAACCGTGTGGCCGATGCCTCGACTCCTTGGGCGCGATACGGGCCAGGGCGCCGGGCGACCGGCCGGGACCGGCGGCCACGCCGCACGCCCGGCCGGGGCGGCCGAGCTGCCCGGCGCGCCGCAGGCGCGCCCTTGAGGAAGTGAAGAAGGCTTCGACCGATCTACGGCTCTCAGGCGCGGGTGCGCCGCACGGGCTCTTTGTCGGCGGTGATCCGGTAGGCGAGTTCGGCACGGTCCGCACCGGTGCGGAGCTCTTCGAGGAGCAATGGGCGGTCATCGGCGCCGTGCGTGACGCGGGCGACGTGCAGGATCGGGGTCGCGTCCGGCAGTCGCAGAGTGGACCGCTCGTCCGGGAGCGGCATGCGCGCGCGGACCGTTTCGGACCACCACAGCTTGTGCCCGGCCTGCGTCATGATCTCGTACGCGGCTGCTGGGGGCGGGCCCGGCGGCGTCTCGCCGAGTGCCGGGATGTCGGCGGCCACGGAGAGCGGGGTCACGGTGCGATGCATGGCGCGGGTGCCGCTGGCCGGGTCGATGAGCAGCCGGTCGCAGACGAAGAGATCTTCGTCTGCGCCGATGCCGAGCAACTGGCTGTTGGCCCTCGTGGAAAGGGCGCGGTACGGCGTCGGCTCCTCGGCCTCGTCCCAGACGGCGCCGTTGGGCATGACGAACTTCCCGTCGCGGGCGTGGGTGATGCGGCGCTCGATGGTGACCACTGGCTGGCCGTCGGTGCGTACGAAGCTGCCCTTGCCGTGCCGGACCTCGATCAACCCCTCTGCCCGTAGGGCTGCGACGGCGTTGCGGACGGTCGGGCGGGAGACCTGGTAGCGCTGGATGAGCTGGGCCTCGGAGGGGAGCGGGGCGCCGGGCTCGAACTCGCCCGAGAGGATCGCTTCGCGGATCGCGGCGGCAACCTGCTGGTAGAGCGCTCCGGGGCGTTGGATCTCTGTCATCTCAGCACCTTCGCGTTGAGGTTGTAGGCACGTCGCACGCGCGACATCACTCGTCAGCATAAGTACTTGACCCCTCGCCGTACAGGGTCGCATAGTCATCACT encodes:
- a CDS encoding GntR family transcriptional regulator, with the protein product MTEIQRPGALYQQVAAAIREAILSGEFEPGAPLPSEAQLIQRYQVSRPTVRNAVAALRAEGLIEVRHGKGSFVRTDGQPVVTIERRITHARDGKFVMPNGAVWDEAEEPTPYRALSTRANSQLLGIGADEDLFVCDRLLIDPASGTRAMHRTVTPLSVAADIPALGETPPGPPPAAAYEIMTQAGHKLWWSETVRARMPLPDERSTLRLPDATPILHVARVTHGADDRPLLLEELRTGADRAELAYRITADKEPVRRTRA